One Thermodesulfobacteriota bacterium genomic region harbors:
- a CDS encoding antibiotic biosynthesis monooxygenase family protein: MAVKVIIKRHVPEQKAKEIIPLVRQMRSLATHHDGYVSGETLRNLESPEEFIVISTWESSQYWKNWLKSDDRKKVQDKIDSLLGGETKYEIFHYGFKE; encoded by the coding sequence ATGGCTGTAAAAGTAATCATAAAAAGACATGTCCCTGAACAAAAGGCAAAGGAAATTATCCCGCTGGTCAGGCAAATGAGAAGCCTGGCGACCCATCATGACGGCTATGTTTCCGGTGAAACATTAAGGAACCTGGAAAGCCCGGAAGAATTCATAGTGATCAGTACATGGGAGTCTTCTCAATACTGGAAAAATTGGCTTAAAAGCGATGACAGGAAAAAAGTTCAGGATAAGATAGATTCTCTTCTTGGAGGAGAAACCAAGTATGAAATTTTTCATTACGGATTTAAGGAATGA
- a CDS encoding outer membrane lipoprotein carrier protein LolA produces the protein MKAKKSYSALSIFVLIAASWLTVGWADNWDQIKNGAGQVDTVKCDFIQEKHMKILANPLISKGVLYYKVPGSLRWEYLSPIRSILLMHHGKTKRFIMKDDRFIGDSCANLQAMGFVLKEITMWLKGRFDENPQFTATLTAGNKIILLPKEKSFSMMIQKIELTLSDRPGIIKSVIIYESDDSFTRLIFQKSILNGNIDDSIFHKI, from the coding sequence ATGAAAGCAAAAAAGAGTTACAGCGCACTTTCAATATTTGTTTTAATTGCAGCGAGCTGGTTGACTGTTGGCTGGGCGGACAACTGGGATCAGATAAAAAATGGCGCCGGGCAGGTTGATACGGTGAAGTGTGATTTCATTCAGGAAAAACACATGAAAATTCTTGCCAACCCCCTGATTTCAAAAGGGGTTTTGTACTATAAGGTGCCCGGATCTCTCAGGTGGGAATACCTATCGCCAATTAGAAGCATTCTACTGATGCACCATGGAAAAACCAAGCGGTTTATAATGAAAGATGATCGTTTCATTGGCGACAGCTGCGCCAATCTACAGGCAATGGGGTTTGTTTTAAAGGAAATCACCATGTGGCTCAAAGGCCGTTTTGATGAGAATCCACAATTTACCGCCACCCTAACAGCCGGTAATAAAATAATTCTTCTGCCAAAAGAAAAATCTTTTTCCATGATGATACAAAAAATAGAATTGACACTTTCAGACCGGCCGGGAATAATAAAATCGGTCATCATCTATGAGAGCGATGACTCTTTTACCCGGTTGATTTTTCAAAAATCAATATTGAATGGTAACATAGACGATTCCATATTTCACAAGATTTAA
- a CDS encoding radical SAM protein: MNTQKVKQAHVGQNTSENQWKFSDILADPKIRQRFEKIRKYFFLRESTYDMTHRCNIRCDGCYYYEGDKQFAKENKDVNAWRNLMKKEKARGITYVVLAGAEPSLVPELCEICYQEMPLGAIASNGIKFIPESVGYKIHISVWGNDETSLKVRNAKNMLAKQIENYSNDPRAVFVYTFTKHNIDEVHEVTRILSENGSKITFNIFSAPVGYKGDLRHDEESLFRTRENMVRLLLKYPDNVLFSHYSAVAHTHKYGLHDLYACSYPRMNPSTDIGLGRSFRQYRTDLTWDRSAACCVPDTDCSDCRHYAAGSAVVTARLFRHAINPETFKAWLDYVDTYLAVWVMGYQKGTNLCDYFVAPPGHDMFL; this comes from the coding sequence TTGAATACCCAAAAAGTCAAACAAGCTCATGTTGGGCAAAATACTTCTGAAAATCAGTGGAAATTTTCAGACATTTTGGCAGATCCTAAAATACGGCAACGATTTGAAAAGATACGGAAATATTTTTTTCTGCGGGAATCCACTTATGATATGACCCATCGATGCAACATTAGATGCGATGGTTGTTATTATTATGAAGGCGATAAACAGTTCGCCAAAGAAAATAAAGATGTAAATGCGTGGCGTAACCTGATGAAGAAGGAGAAAGCAAGGGGCATTACCTATGTTGTCCTTGCAGGAGCCGAACCTTCTTTAGTCCCTGAACTTTGCGAAATCTGCTATCAGGAAATGCCGTTGGGGGCGATTGCATCCAACGGGATTAAATTTATACCCGAATCCGTGGGTTACAAAATACACATTTCAGTCTGGGGTAATGACGAAACAAGTCTAAAAGTGCGAAACGCAAAAAACATGCTTGCAAAACAGATTGAAAATTATAGCAATGATCCCAGAGCAGTATTTGTATATACCTTTACCAAACACAATATTGATGAAGTGCATGAAGTCACCCGAATTCTTTCCGAAAACGGAAGTAAAATTACCTTTAACATATTTTCCGCACCCGTGGGGTATAAGGGAGACCTCCGTCACGATGAAGAATCTCTGTTTCGCACCCGCGAGAATATGGTTCGGCTTCTGTTAAAATATCCAGACAATGTGTTGTTTTCTCATTATAGCGCTGTTGCCCACACGCATAAATACGGACTTCACGACCTGTATGCCTGCTCGTATCCCAGGATGAATCCATCCACCGATATCGGCCTTGGCCGCTCTTTCAGGCAATACAGGACAGATTTGACCTGGGATAGAAGTGCTGCCTGCTGCGTCCCGGACACAGACTGCTCAGATTGCAGGCATTATGCTGCAGGAAGTGCGGTAGTGACTGCCAGATTATTCAGGCATGCCATCAATCCTGAAACGTTTAAGGCCTGGCTTGACTATGTGGATACCTATCTTGCAGTCTGGGTAATGGGATACCAAAAAGGTACCAATCTTTGTGATTATTTTGTGGCCCCTCCCGGTCATGATATGTTTCTATGA
- a CDS encoding ATP-dependent RecD-like DNA helicase: MLTDLSGQIERITYNNEENGFTIARVKVHGRRDLVTVVGNLMAPTPGEILNMRGEWSNHPKFGKQFKVVAYQTKVPATVYGIEKYLGSGLIKGLGPVMAKRIVKKFGEKTLEVIENEINRLSHVNGIGKKRIARIKHAWDEQKEIREVMIFLQAHGVSSGYATKIFKEYSARSIEVVQENPFRLATDIFGIGFVTADRIAEKLGFPRDSSQRIEAGILYVLHKLSDEGHVYYPYEDLILKSREILDVEKEVVVKALGMLAGNNKIVFDDQNSGIEKISPKNKAVYLAKFHLCETGIADMLKSLALSFKSIRNIDTDKAIDWVQKRLSITLAENQVLAVRSCLNQKVMIITGGPGTGKTTIINAILKIFSRIGVRIMLAAPTGRAAKQMSETTGMEARTIHRLLEFSYAKGGFQKNEKRPLGCDLLVVDEVSMIDTILMYHLLKAVPLTATLILVGDVNQLPSVGAGNILKDMIESNSLPVAWLNEIFRQAKKSRIIVNAHKINQGIIPSWETSSLNDDNDFYFIQQEDPDRVLEIILELVKVRIPQRFGFDSVADIQVLTPMHKGVAGADNLNRELQATLNPGPEGVTRGNRNFRVNDKVMQIRNNYDKEVFNGDIGKITKIYPENQQLIILFDGREITFDFSELDEIVLAYAVSVHKSQGSEFPAVIIPVLTQHYILLQRNLIYTAVTRGKNLVVMIGTRKALAIGVKNNKTKKRFTYLKYRLA, translated from the coding sequence ATGCTCACAGATCTTTCCGGCCAGATTGAAAGAATCACCTACAACAACGAAGAAAACGGTTTTACCATAGCCAGGGTCAAGGTCCACGGGCGACGGGATCTGGTAACTGTAGTCGGAAACCTTATGGCCCCCACCCCAGGCGAAATCCTTAACATGCGGGGCGAGTGGTCCAATCATCCCAAATTTGGGAAGCAGTTCAAAGTGGTGGCCTACCAAACAAAAGTCCCGGCCACTGTGTATGGAATTGAAAAATACCTGGGTTCCGGTCTCATTAAGGGGCTTGGCCCGGTGATGGCAAAGCGGATTGTTAAAAAATTTGGCGAAAAAACGCTGGAAGTGATTGAAAATGAAATTAACCGGCTTTCCCATGTTAACGGCATAGGGAAAAAGCGTATCGCCAGGATTAAACATGCCTGGGATGAGCAAAAAGAAATCCGCGAGGTGATGATCTTTCTTCAAGCCCACGGCGTCAGTTCAGGATATGCCACCAAAATATTCAAAGAATATTCAGCCAGGTCCATCGAAGTGGTACAGGAAAATCCCTTCCGCCTGGCCACCGATATTTTCGGCATCGGGTTTGTCACCGCCGATCGAATTGCGGAAAAACTTGGCTTTCCCAGGGATTCGAGTCAGCGGATTGAAGCCGGCATTCTATACGTACTCCACAAGCTTTCAGATGAGGGTCACGTTTATTATCCTTATGAAGACCTTATTTTGAAGAGCAGGGAAATTTTGGACGTTGAAAAGGAGGTGGTTGTAAAAGCTCTCGGGATGCTGGCAGGTAACAATAAAATAGTTTTCGACGATCAGAACAGCGGCATTGAAAAAATTTCCCCAAAAAACAAAGCCGTCTATTTGGCTAAATTTCACCTTTGCGAGACCGGTATTGCAGACATGTTGAAGTCACTGGCATTGTCATTTAAATCAATTCGCAATATAGATACGGATAAAGCAATAGACTGGGTGCAAAAACGGCTTTCAATTACCCTGGCGGAAAATCAGGTTTTGGCCGTACGCTCCTGTCTTAACCAAAAGGTAATGATCATCACCGGCGGGCCGGGCACCGGAAAAACCACCATCATCAATGCCATTTTAAAGATATTTTCCAGGATCGGGGTGAGAATCATGCTGGCTGCGCCAACAGGTAGAGCCGCCAAGCAGATGAGCGAAACCACCGGTATGGAAGCCCGGACCATACACCGACTGCTGGAGTTCAGCTATGCCAAAGGAGGCTTTCAGAAAAATGAAAAACGGCCCCTTGGTTGTGATCTGCTTGTGGTAGATGAAGTTTCTATGATCGATACGATTTTAATGTACCACCTGTTAAAAGCCGTTCCTTTAACTGCCACTTTAATTCTCGTCGGTGATGTGAATCAGCTTCCCTCCGTGGGAGCGGGAAATATTCTAAAAGACATGATTGAGTCGAATTCCCTACCTGTTGCTTGGCTAAATGAAATCTTTCGTCAGGCCAAAAAGAGCCGGATTATTGTCAATGCCCACAAGATAAACCAAGGCATTATCCCGTCCTGGGAAACTTCTTCTTTAAACGATGATAATGATTTTTATTTTATCCAGCAGGAGGACCCGGACCGGGTACTTGAAATTATACTTGAATTGGTAAAGGTTCGCATCCCTCAACGTTTTGGTTTTGATTCTGTGGCTGATATTCAGGTATTAACGCCGATGCACAAGGGAGTGGCAGGGGCGGATAACCTGAATAGAGAACTTCAGGCAACACTCAACCCGGGCCCGGAAGGTGTCACACGCGGTAACCGAAATTTTCGGGTAAACGATAAAGTGATGCAGATTAGAAATAATTACGATAAAGAAGTCTTTAACGGTGATATCGGAAAAATTACCAAGATTTACCCCGAAAATCAACAGCTCATTATTTTATTCGATGGCAGAGAAATCACCTTTGACTTTTCAGAGCTGGATGAAATCGTTTTGGCTTACGCGGTTTCGGTGCACAAATCCCAGGGCAGCGAATTTCCGGCAGTGATTATCCCTGTCCTGACACAACATTATATTCTTTTGCAACGAAACCTGATTTACACTGCCGTCACCCGGGGGAAGAATCTGGTTGTCATGATCGGTACCCGCAAAGCGCTGGCAATTGGGGTGAAAAATAACAAAACCAAAAAGCGTTTTACTTATCTAAAGTATCGACTGGCTTAA
- a CDS encoding lipid biosynthesis B12-binding/radical SAM protein translates to MKVLLVSANIFIEPYPVYPLGLDYVTESIADSHQVKISDLNDLKDLDSIKEVIRNFLPDIIGISIRNIDNTDTADPKGFIGHYKKLVALIRGCSKSPIVLGGSGFTIFPAEVLEALQADYGIVGEGERFSLLLNAIEKREDVSSIPGVITRGNKAQIPKPLDQPFSARIDTNNSHLNFYLKKGGMLNLQTKRGCNFQCIYCTYPHIEGSKLRLIPPKEVANTALKLQEAGAEYFSITDSAFNSDFSHSAEVARAFIKYGVSIPWGAFFAPKTPPKDYYKLMADAGLTHVEFGTEAMSNKMLASYRKPFKIDNVFEAHKLANDAGLYVAHFFLLGGPGENRESLEETLSNVDKLDKTVLFFFCGLRIYPYTALYDIALSEGQISGEQNLLKPVFYQSRALSSEEIINRVSRYANGRMNWVIGAGGEQTAKITSRMYDHGHYGPLWEHLIQ, encoded by the coding sequence ATGAAAGTATTACTTGTTTCGGCAAATATTTTTATTGAACCTTATCCGGTGTATCCACTGGGTCTTGATTATGTGACTGAATCAATTGCAGACAGTCATCAGGTAAAAATTTCGGATCTGAACGATCTAAAGGATCTTGACTCGATTAAGGAGGTTATCAGAAATTTTTTGCCCGATATTATAGGGATTTCTATTCGAAATATAGATAATACCGACACAGCCGATCCAAAAGGCTTTATTGGTCACTATAAAAAACTCGTTGCATTAATAAGAGGCTGTTCCAAATCACCCATTGTTTTGGGAGGAAGCGGTTTTACCATATTCCCTGCCGAAGTTCTGGAAGCATTGCAGGCGGATTACGGTATCGTTGGGGAAGGAGAAAGGTTTTCCCTGCTTCTTAATGCCATTGAAAAAAGGGAAGATGTATCATCCATACCCGGAGTCATCACCCGGGGAAATAAGGCACAAATACCAAAGCCTCTGGATCAACCGTTTTCTGCACGAATAGATACAAATAATTCCCATCTCAATTTTTACCTTAAAAAAGGGGGGATGCTCAATCTGCAAACCAAGCGGGGATGTAATTTCCAATGTATATACTGTACCTATCCCCATATTGAAGGAAGCAAATTGCGGCTTATTCCTCCAAAGGAGGTTGCCAACACGGCACTAAAACTCCAGGAAGCCGGAGCCGAATATTTTTCTATAACCGATTCCGCATTTAATAGCGATTTTTCCCACAGCGCTGAAGTTGCCCGGGCATTTATAAAATATGGAGTTTCCATCCCATGGGGCGCTTTTTTTGCTCCGAAAACTCCGCCAAAAGATTATTATAAATTAATGGCAGATGCCGGGCTTACCCATGTTGAATTCGGCACAGAAGCCATGTCTAATAAAATGCTGGCATCTTACCGGAAACCGTTTAAAATAGATAATGTCTTTGAAGCACATAAATTGGCAAATGATGCAGGTTTATACGTTGCGCATTTTTTTCTCCTGGGAGGCCCCGGAGAAAATAGAGAATCACTCGAAGAAACGCTTTCAAATGTTGACAAATTGGATAAAACCGTTTTATTTTTTTTCTGCGGACTGAGAATATATCCATACACCGCCCTGTATGACATTGCTTTGTCAGAGGGACAGATATCCGGAGAGCAGAATTTACTTAAGCCGGTTTTTTATCAATCCAGAGCGCTGAGCAGTGAAGAGATTATCAACAGAGTCAGCCGGTATGCAAACGGACGTATGAACTGGGTAATCGGAGCCGGTGGTGAACAGACAGCTAAAATCACATCCAGAATGTATGACCATGGACATTACGGTCCTCTCTGGGAGCACTTAATTCAATGA
- a CDS encoding phosphopantetheine-binding protein: protein MPVATDMKEIVIHIAKIMIDELKLEDVTPETFDPDIDLIDEVGIDSMDLATVALVLQDKYGIKIDEDDYPKLTTVRFIAEYIEKKLIAS from the coding sequence ATGCCCGTAGCAACAGATATGAAAGAAATTGTGATTCACATTGCAAAAATTATGATTGATGAGCTCAAACTGGAGGATGTCACCCCTGAGACATTCGACCCAGATATTGATCTGATTGATGAGGTTGGGATTGACAGCATGGACCTGGCCACAGTCGCCCTGGTTCTTCAGGACAAATACGGAATAAAAATCGATGAAGACGACTATCCCAAACTGACCACCGTTCGTTTTATTGCAGAATACATCGAAAAAAAATTGATAGCATCATAA
- a CDS encoding radical SAM protein, which produces MKFKLIYPKWAKLERQTEFHLPPHGPVVFAAALPDDVDVEFVDENLEEINFDDPVDFVGISMMLTIQVKRGWEIADIYRKKGIKVIFGGISTMLHVEETMEHADAVFLGEAEGRMEKVFSDFKKNKLQKVYNYLDDRPPIEMVGTARRDILKRDLYNYKGVQMVDLVHASRGCRFHCYPCAVAYLGGRSFRPRPIDKSIEEMESIDNNRLFLVDNSLAQDTKWEMDLFREMIPLKKNWCSHPIENKPEVLDLAAQAGAWYVYQAVFDTSDLIKDRIKRYHDHGIGVEGTILLGLDTHTEDFIKRLIDFLLEIELDLAEFTVLAPFPHTKAWDDLHKQKRIFSYDWDQYSADRVVYYPKHMTPERLQELFTYAWDTFYKDEPQRIKMFKLLQKVVRKEKQANTFTPRRRDLAKHAFGKKTA; this is translated from the coding sequence ATGAAATTCAAACTGATTTATCCAAAATGGGCAAAACTTGAAAGACAAACCGAATTTCATCTTCCGCCTCACGGCCCTGTGGTTTTTGCTGCCGCATTGCCGGATGATGTGGATGTGGAATTTGTCGATGAAAATCTGGAAGAAATTAATTTTGACGATCCTGTAGATTTTGTGGGTATTTCCATGATGCTTACCATCCAGGTGAAGCGGGGGTGGGAAATTGCGGATATCTATCGAAAAAAGGGTATTAAAGTCATATTCGGCGGGATTTCTACCATGTTGCATGTGGAAGAAACCATGGAGCATGCAGATGCCGTATTCCTGGGTGAAGCGGAAGGAAGAATGGAAAAGGTCTTTTCCGATTTTAAAAAGAATAAACTTCAAAAAGTGTATAACTATTTAGACGACCGCCCTCCCATCGAAATGGTCGGTACGGCCCGAAGAGACATTTTGAAAAGGGATCTGTACAATTACAAGGGTGTCCAGATGGTCGATCTGGTCCACGCATCCAGAGGTTGCCGTTTTCACTGTTATCCATGTGCGGTGGCCTACCTTGGGGGAAGAAGTTTCAGGCCCCGTCCCATTGATAAGTCTATCGAAGAAATGGAAAGTATAGATAACAACCGCTTGTTTCTGGTGGACAATTCCCTGGCTCAGGATACAAAATGGGAAATGGATCTGTTTCGTGAAATGATTCCGTTGAAGAAAAACTGGTGCAGCCACCCGATAGAAAATAAACCTGAGGTGCTGGATCTGGCTGCGCAGGCGGGTGCCTGGTACGTTTATCAGGCGGTTTTTGACACATCAGATTTGATTAAAGACAGAATCAAACGATACCATGATCATGGAATCGGAGTTGAGGGTACTATTCTCCTTGGCCTGGATACGCATACAGAAGATTTTATTAAACGGCTGATCGATTTCCTTCTGGAAATCGAACTGGATCTGGCGGAGTTTACTGTTTTGGCACCTTTCCCGCATACAAAGGCCTGGGATGATCTGCACAAACAGAAGAGAATTTTTTCATATGACTGGGATCAATATTCTGCGGACAGAGTGGTATATTATCCCAAGCATATGACCCCGGAAAGGCTTCAGGAACTTTTTACTTATGCCTGGGATACATTTTATAAGGACGAACCCCAAAGAATTAAGATGTTTAAATTGCTTCAGAAGGTGGTTAGAAAAGAAAAACAGGCCAATACATTTACGCCCAGAAGAAGAGATCTTGCCAAGCATGCTTTTGGCAAAAAAACGGCTTAA
- a CDS encoding radical SAM protein, translated as MKNTKTSASTVFTEKSRVVYLISPRTPDNFWSMKSSVKALRTKNLMPNSALATLIALTPEDMNVEYRYCDENVSPIDLDMPCDLVAITGYTLHSRRIGEISEAFRKRNIPVALGGAFATLNREEAAKLTDYHFVGEAEYTWPKFLLEWQNGSAASVYEQKEYIDIKDSPPPAWSFINGKDYLYFTVQTSRGCPNNCDFCDVILLVGRKYRTKSVEQVMTEIKNAHAKGAETIFFSDDNFFVNKSFTKKLLNEIIAWNTSQKTPLSFSTQATTKIGDDEEILKLLADARFSAIFFGVESIRKECLDEINKGHIFRYNPKEAVKRVSSYGILPFIGLIVGFDHDDQKTFTEIEQFLNETGSPLASITILNAPKNTTLYDRMKKQNRLNEDFKGVWHYSTNIIPLNLTLEELIENHHTLFKNLYQPENFESRALDWLANITYFSPLYRNSKMSFAKFIKLFYIIAFYLLHEPWPVKLLLFRLLVKTWKMNPNLVKKAVTIMSQYCHYYDFANGSS; from the coding sequence ATGAAAAATACAAAAACGTCCGCTTCAACGGTATTTACTGAAAAAAGTCGTGTGGTTTATCTGATCAGTCCTCGAACACCGGATAATTTTTGGTCTATGAAAAGCTCTGTAAAAGCGTTGCGAACTAAAAACTTAATGCCCAATTCGGCACTGGCCACATTGATTGCCTTAACCCCTGAGGATATGAATGTCGAATATAGATACTGTGATGAAAATGTTTCCCCAATCGATCTGGACATGCCCTGTGATCTGGTGGCCATTACCGGCTATACCCTTCATTCAAGGCGGATCGGTGAAATATCAGAAGCGTTTAGGAAGCGAAACATTCCAGTGGCCCTAGGAGGGGCATTTGCAACGCTCAACCGTGAAGAAGCCGCAAAACTGACAGATTATCATTTTGTGGGAGAAGCGGAATATACCTGGCCGAAATTTCTGTTGGAATGGCAAAATGGATCCGCAGCCTCCGTATATGAGCAAAAAGAGTATATTGATATAAAAGACAGCCCGCCTCCGGCGTGGTCATTTATTAATGGAAAAGACTATCTGTATTTTACCGTTCAAACCAGTCGAGGCTGTCCAAACAACTGTGATTTCTGTGATGTCATCCTTTTGGTTGGCAGGAAATACAGAACAAAATCTGTTGAACAGGTCATGACTGAAATAAAAAATGCCCATGCAAAAGGTGCGGAAACCATATTTTTTTCCGATGATAATTTCTTTGTAAACAAATCGTTTACCAAGAAATTATTAAACGAAATTATAGCATGGAACACGTCGCAAAAAACACCTCTGTCGTTCAGCACACAGGCAACCACTAAAATCGGTGATGATGAAGAAATTTTAAAGCTACTGGCAGATGCCCGTTTCTCAGCAATTTTTTTCGGTGTGGAAAGTATCAGAAAAGAATGTTTGGATGAAATAAATAAAGGACATATTTTTCGTTATAATCCAAAGGAAGCGGTAAAGAGAGTATCCAGTTACGGCATCCTCCCTTTTATTGGGCTGATTGTCGGTTTTGACCATGATGACCAGAAAACATTTACTGAAATTGAACAATTCCTCAATGAAACGGGCAGTCCGCTTGCCTCAATCACTATTTTAAATGCGCCGAAAAATACGACCCTGTATGACAGAATGAAAAAACAAAATCGCTTAAATGAGGACTTCAAAGGGGTATGGCATTATTCAACCAATATTATACCTTTAAATTTAACCCTCGAAGAGCTGATTGAAAATCACCATACTCTTTTTAAAAATTTATATCAGCCGGAAAATTTTGAATCCAGAGCCTTAGACTGGCTGGCGAATATTACATACTTCTCCCCTCTTTACCGGAATTCAAAGATGAGTTTTGCAAAATTTATCAAACTTTTCTATATTATCGCATTTTACCTGTTGCATGAGCCCTGGCCGGTAAAATTATTGTTGTTTCGCCTGTTGGTCAAAACATGGAAAATGAATCCAAATTTAGTTAAAAAAGCAGTCACCATTATGTCTCAGTACTGTCATTATTATGATTTTGCCAACGGATCGTCGTAA
- a CDS encoding phosphopantetheine-binding protein, producing MEQLINDLKVKIIETLNLEGVAPDDIDEDSQLVGGELDIDSIDVLELVLMMEKDYSVIVNNKELGAKVFSSLRAMANYIREKAPAMSS from the coding sequence ATGGAACAATTAATCAATGATCTAAAAGTTAAAATTATCGAAACGCTGAACCTTGAGGGTGTCGCTCCTGATGATATTGATGAGGACAGTCAATTGGTTGGTGGAGAACTGGATATCGATTCCATCGATGTCCTTGAACTTGTATTAATGATGGAAAAAGATTATTCCGTTATCGTAAATAATAAAGAACTGGGTGCAAAGGTTTTTTCATCTCTCAGAGCAATGGCCAACTATATCCGTGAGAAAGCGCCGGCAATGTCTAGCTGA
- the tsaA gene encoding tRNA (N6-threonylcarbamoyladenosine(37)-N6)-methyltransferase TrmO, translating to MTDHFHIYPVGFIKKKDDTVLIEINEEYNNALLGLEQFSHINVLYWFHQNDTPESRNTMQVHPCGIKTNPLTGVFATHSPHRPNLIALSLCKILAVEGTTIRIDKIDALDGSPVIDIKCFFPTKLSRSDVRVPDWERKQD from the coding sequence ATGACAGATCACTTTCACATTTATCCTGTTGGTTTTATCAAGAAAAAAGATGATACGGTTTTAATTGAAATTAATGAAGAATATAATAATGCTCTTTTGGGATTGGAACAGTTTTCCCATATCAACGTGCTGTACTGGTTTCACCAGAACGACACACCTGAAAGTAGAAATACCATGCAGGTCCATCCCTGCGGGATTAAGACAAATCCCCTCACCGGGGTGTTTGCCACCCATTCCCCGCACCGGCCCAATCTGATTGCCCTGTCTTTGTGTAAGATTTTAGCTGTTGAGGGAACCACTATCCGGATAGACAAAATTGATGCCCTGGACGGCTCTCCGGTGATTGACATAAAATGCTTTTTCCCTACCAAACTTTCAAGATCGGATGTCCGGGTTCCGGACTGGGAGAGAAAACAGGACTAA
- the fabG gene encoding 3-oxoacyl-ACP reductase FabG has protein sequence MDEKSKKVAIVTGGSRGIGRAISIELARVGYHIIINYKSNAKAAADTLQAVRDRESDGEMIQFDVSDAKESERAIDDIASRYENIDVLVNNAGITADGLFVFMPEDDWDAVINTTLKGFYNVTKPVLGKMVPNKKGAIVSISSVSALISNRGQANYSAAKAGLIGASRSISSEVARLGIRVNVVAPGLIETEMLGETHVGNIKQMIPMARVGQPEEVAKVVRFLCSEDASYITGQVISVNGGMF, from the coding sequence ATGGATGAGAAGAGCAAAAAGGTAGCCATTGTCACTGGAGGAAGCAGGGGCATTGGTCGGGCAATTTCAATTGAACTTGCCCGGGTGGGATATCATATCATTATCAATTACAAATCCAATGCCAAAGCAGCCGCAGATACGCTTCAGGCCGTAAGAGACAGGGAAAGTGATGGTGAGATGATTCAATTTGATGTTTCTGATGCAAAAGAGTCAGAACGGGCCATAGATGATATTGCCTCTCGTTATGAAAATATTGACGTTTTGGTGAACAATGCCGGTATAACGGCAGACGGGTTATTTGTTTTCATGCCGGAAGATGACTGGGATGCGGTAATCAACACCACTTTGAAGGGTTTTTATAATGTGACCAAACCGGTTTTAGGAAAAATGGTTCCGAATAAAAAAGGAGCAATCGTATCGATATCGTCTGTTTCTGCTTTGATCAGCAACAGGGGACAGGCGAACTACTCTGCGGCAAAGGCGGGTTTGATCGGAGCAAGCCGCTCAATTTCATCTGAGGTGGCCAGGCTGGGTATTCGGGTGAACGTGGTGGCTCCAGGACTCATAGAAACGGAAATGCTGGGTGAAACCCATGTAGGAAATATAAAACAGATGATTCCCATGGCAAGAGTCGGCCAGCCGGAAGAAGTGGCAAAGGTGGTCCGATTCCTTTGCTCTGAAGACGCTTCCTATATTACCGGTCAGGTGATATCGGTAAATGGGGGAATGTTTTAA